AAATGGCAGCCTTTTTAAGAAATTTTACTTCACAGTTTAATAGTTGCTAGCACATCTCTGCTAAGGTGTTTATAAACAGACTTGAAGACAGTCCTGACTGCTGCACCCAAAAAGTGGCAGCAGCAATTCACCTAAATGTAATACATGGCTTGGAAAAGCTGATTCAAGGAAACCAAACTGggctttttttaattattattttgtaaAAGTTGCATttgacataaaaaaaaaataaaaaataacatcAGCTGTCGAGCTCAGTCCTTCTCTGTGTAAGCAGAGCTGAATTCACTGTTAAACAGGAAAGTTTCAGCTAATTCAGCAAATAACCTTCACTTGTGACACtgtcagaagaggttttttGAATGTAACACTGAAAAAATGGTGGAGCAGAGTTTGCACCCTCCCAGGAGCAGTCTCAGCTGTATCTGCTGCTCTCACTGGGGCTCCTGTTGTTGGAGTAGCTGCGATCGCTGTCGCTGTCGGAGCCGTAGGAtctgcaaggagaaaaaaaaaaaatatttaaatgcccCAAAGCTGCAGTTTGAGCTTCAAATTGAAAATTGCATCATGTCAAAAAATTGTTACAGATAAGAAAAAACACCAATCTTTTATAGGATTGTATTTCTTGGAAGTGAAGGGTTCATTAAAGGATACTCAAAATGGAAATAATCATTAAATTCATGTGATGAAAACTCAGTGTGACTCAAGTCAAACTGTTTGTAACTTCTTGCTCTGTTATAGCTAAAAACCATTCAAAATGAATGTTTTTATAAAAGCTAATTGAGCTGAGTGAGAAATGTATTCAACAAGTGGAATTTTACACTGCAAGCTAGGATAATTTCACAAATCcttaatttatatattttatttttctgtttgaagGAGGGTCTTAAAACTGAGGCCCCATAAGCACAACAGaggtgtgtttgtgtgtctgcAGTGTGGAAAttgtatttaaaatgttttggctCCTCCAGACGAATTCCAAGCTCAGCACCTGGCCAAATGTCAGCACAGGGCCCAGATGGTTTCAGACGAGCCACAGGACACGTTCAAATTACACAGAACAAGCTTTCAGAGATTTTCCAGCCCCCTGCCTGTAAGAGAAGCTTTCTAAGTGAAAGGTGAGCATTTCCTAATCTCACACTGAAGCTCCTCAACTTAATAAAGCAATGGTTTTTAAGTTTATTTTCACATTCTTCATTAAAACTCATTAATTTTCCCTCCAACACAAGATGAAAGTTGGCTTGTGCAAATGGGTGAGAGCAAAGTCCATGAAGAGTTGGTATAAAGCTGGGAAAAAATTCATATGAGGAGAGGATTAAAATGTATAGTGGTCTTAGAAACTTGATTTATTACTAATAGAGGGCATATTAAAAGGTACAAAACAAATCATCAGTGATATTAAATGTATCTACAACTTTCCATATCTCTGATCTCTGTGAAATTTGCTAACTTACACTTACATAAATCCTCTGGactgagaagaagaaaatatattctAAACTCAGCAGATTTGCAGgtaaaaatattctttcaaaACATATTCTACaaagttaaaaattaaatgtgGATTGCAGCAAAACTTTTCATTTCCCTTCCAGATTGTTTTAGATCCACTTCTGCAGCATAACCAAAAGGAATTTACCATACACTGGAATTCTTTGCATACCAGGCAGCTTTTAATTCATAAGAGAGCACTTGAGTTAAATCTTGTGAGCTATGTGGGTTTTAACAAACCCTTTATATATTGTTTAAAGAatataataaatgaaataataaaatcattAGGGTTGGCAAAGACCTTTGAGGTCACCAAGCTAACCCAGCCCCACAGTCTTCACTATTAATCCATGTCCTCACTGCCACAAGTtttcaacacttccagggatggggacttcatcatttccctggaaaaatgtCCTAATTTTGAATGCATGGATACAATGAACTGGAAATCAACTTTTCCTTATCCTGGCTGCTTCCCCATCCTCATATTTGGAAAGTCAGAACTTCCAACTTCCTCGCTCGCACGAACGCTTTGAATTTAATTCGAGTTTGGTTGGAATTATTACTTTTGCTGAGTGTACTTCTTGTTCTTATGGGGAAAAAGCATCACTGTGGCCTTGTTGAACCCCCTGTGTTTGTGTTCAGGGaatcctggagcagcccagcagggtCAGCCCCACCTGGATCTGCGCTCGTAGCTCCGAGATCTCCGGTAGCTGTCGCTCCTCTTGCTCCTGCTGCGGCTCCGGCTGTAGTAACTGTCATAGGTGTAGGACCTGCTTTAAAGGGGGGAAATAATACTGAATTCACAATTTCTGCTCAAAAATGCTGTTTTAAATGATATTTATATGGAGATATGAGAGGATGTATAGGAATTGCTGTCAAGGATGTGGCAAACAATTCTACGCTTTATAAAGGTTTCAACACAACAACAACCTTCAAAATAACActaaaaatttcaaattttattaGGAAGGACATAGCAAGCCTTTACAaagctttgtgctgtccctttttttccccagtaaaaTTCTTCTTTGCTGATAATTCTGAAAGCAAGCCAAGTAATGTCTTCACTGCTACATAGGTGTAGGACCTGCtttaaagggggaaaataaTACTGAATTCACAATTTCTGCTCTAAAATGCTGTTTTAAATGATATTTATATGGAGATATGAGAGGATGTATAGGAATTCCTGTCAAGGATGTGGCAAACAATTCTACGCTTTATAAAGGTTTCAACACAACAACAACCTTCAAAATAACACTAAAACTTTCAAATTTTATTAGGAAGGTCATAGCAAGCCTTTACAaagctttgtgctgtccctttttttccctagtaAAATTCTTCTTTGCTGATAATTCTGAAAGCAAGCCAAGTAATGTCTTCACTGCTACATAGGTGTAGGACCTGCTTTAAAGGGGGGAAATAATACTGAATTCACAATTTCTGCTCTAAAATGCTGTTTTAAATGATATTTATATGGAGATATGAGAGGATGTATAGGAATTACTGTGAAGGATGTGGCAAACAATTCTATGCTTTCAACACAACAACAATCTTCAAAGTAACAgtaaaaatctcaaattttaTTAGGAAAAACATCTAAGCATTTATGAAGCTTTGTGCTGTCCATTTTATTTCTAGTAAAATTCTTCTTTGCTGATACTTCTGAAAGCAAGCAATTCCATTTATAACtcaatattatttaaaaaaacaaaagcaaatgtgTTCACTACTACTTATAGCACTACCTACAACTGTAATGCCAGGATGGTTTGGTGATTTTCAACTTTTGAAAGTGTCTTGTGTTCATTTTGCTTTGATTCACGTTGCCATCAtgatattataataatatttttataattataataatttatataattataataataattttataattataataatagtTTGATGTACTACAGATCtctgggagtgtccaaggccaggctggatggggcttggagtaccctgggaaaggggagggtgcccctgcccatggcagggggttggatcatctttaaggtcctGTCTctaactcaaaccattctgcaatTTTATGAgataaaaataatctttaaaagtatttttataaataaatatgtatttagaTATGCATTTGTATTACagtatatataataaaataggTAGTATGTATGATATGTAATAGTTTCATATACAATAATTATATAATGtctattttaaagaaatgtaaataaaagTAGACTTATACTAAGATGATTTGATGGGCAGCACATTTCTTGCAGTTTGTATAAAAGGACAATCTGATGCCTCAgatttagcttttatattttcagattctgtgctgctttagtgtgtgggtctgagctccacatcagggcatggtgagctctgtgcacagagcagggagacaaaacaattcctgctccagctgggcaccaaggacaaatgatccaaatctcagcccaggagcacaaaccccgtgggctggagagagaaaaacaagcagggtgggactgcctgggctaaagctgggatgggacaatgaactgcaaggtgcaaatggagcagaactgatcccagggagagagcccgggagcgctcgtgcattttggggccattttggttcatcttgggtgcagccctggctgggctctggtgctgcccaaggtgcatccatggaggcctttgaataaatccctgctttattctttagctctgtccagtctctgttctaggtcagcctgcacaaggcatcaaATCCATACCTGGACCGACTGTGGTGCCCATAGGAACTGCTCCTGGATCGGCTCCTGCTGTAGCTCCGACTGCCAAAATCAAAATCACAGAGGAGTTTTTAGTTAACAGAAACCAAAAGTGCTGAAGAGAGcaggggggagagggggaacaAGAGGAGGAGAACACGTCTGGCACAGTTTGCAGCTGGGTGAACTCACCTACGGCTCTTGTAGCTGTGGTAGGAACTGCTCCGGCTCCTGGAGCGATCCCGGCTGTACCAGCCCCGGCTCCGGCTCCTCGAGTAACTCCTGGACCTACAACCAAGGACACAGGAGAGAACACAGCTGAGGAGAAGAGCAGAAAACGGGAACCAGAAGAAGTTAAGAAACTTTAGCTTGCTAGCTAAATATTTATTCCATACTTGCTAGGTGATATGGGCACTGAGTTaatccaagggctggagcccctgtgctcaggagccaggctgggagagctgggaatgttcacctggagaggagaaggctccagggagagctcagagccccttccagggcctaaaggagagctggaaaggaattttagatAAGGGATGAAGGGACAGGACAAAGAGGTCATTTCacactggcacagggtgcccagagaagctgtggctgcccctggatccctggaagtgcccaaggccaggctggatgggacctggagcaccctggcataatggaaaatgtccctgcccatggatggtgtttaaggttccttccaacccaaaccattctgtggttctataACACAGGgctgttaaaaaacaaaaaccacaacctGGAAAGCATTCCTTGAAATGACAAGAACATTCaatctgccagggctggctgtgggagcagcacaCGCTTCTCACCTATATGAGTATGTGGAACTTCGGGATCGACTTCTTGAGTGACTGTAGGATATGGACCTGGTTCTGTGTCTGGATTTAGACTCAGATTTGCTTCGTGACCTGCTGAGACTCCTGGAAGGGCTGTTGTCATCCCTGCTCGGAGATTCCTCCTCACTGGAACTTTCTTGGTTCCTTGGCCGACGATTCAGCCGGGCTGTTTTCCTCACTTCATCAAAGAGAGACCCAGGCCttactttattttttgcttttatttcaattCTTAAACCTGCTGGTTTAGGCTCTGGTGCTGATGCTACATTTTTAACCTCTGTGGTCATACTGATTGTTGCTGCTTTTAAGTTACCAGCACCTTGCAAAGGCTTCCATTTATTGTCTATCATATTGCTTGGTGTATTTTCAgaaatttcactttttaaacTACAGTCTTTAGCaccagacacagggacacagttATTTTCTTGCCTTCccgtttctttttcttctttaatattAGTAAAGTCTCTTAAGTTGTTTCCCAGTTTGACAGCATCTTGCTCAGGGGTCTCAACCTGTAACTCTTTTTGTACACCAGCACTTAAAGGTTTAGCAGTGAGAATGACAGGAGACAAAACATCCACATCAGCCTTCCCTGGCGAGTTACGATCCGGAGTACAAATCTCCATGTTGTCATCTGTCTGAATAACATCTTCCAGCCCATTCTGGTTATTTTCTTCAGCTTGTTTAATCTCACTCTTGCAGGCAGCCACGTTTATTCCTGAGTTTAAAATACCAGTTGAAGTGCTGGTTTCAATGGGCTCTTTATTAAGGTTGCTGCGATCTGGCGAGGCCCCACATGTGGTGTTTTTATCTAAAAGGTTTTCATTCACACACGACTTTTCACCATTTCCCATTTTATCTGTGACTATTTCATCCTTTTCATAAACTTGTTTTTTATCCTTTATGTCCCTGCtaagctgcttttcttttttatcatcCTTGGTAACCGGCTTTTCATTTATCTCATCATCCTCTTCTTCCCCAAACTCAAGGGGGGGCTGCCAATgaaacatttcttttcttttctggactttgtgttttttctcctttttgcctttcgatttttcttttgcttttttggaatgtgattttttAGGAGTCTTTTTCAAGCCATGTTTGTGTTTTTTCAATTTGCCTCGAGTGTCTGCTGAGCTGGAACAAGAACTCTCAGACTCAGAAGATGACAACTGTTTGCTTGTCTTCCACGTGCAGTCAGAACCCAAAAAGCCCTCTGAGGAATTGGATTGTTTTTTGATCCTTTTGGTAACACTAAGCTCTGTGTCAGACCCTGAGGTGGCCTCTCCTTCTTCTTTGCCAGAGGAGGGTCTGGAATCCCCCCTGTTATGCTTTGCCTCTCCTCTTTCAGAGTTGGACTCCGAGTCCCATTTGCTACCTGAGTAGGATTTGCGTTTTGTTTTTGCACCAcctctgggctgctctgagcatTTCTCCTTAGCTGCTTTCTTTTTGGAGTGATCACAATCCCGCTCACCCTTgcctttctcctcccctctctCACAACTTAAGCTATTTTTATCCTGTTTCTCAGCATCCCCTTCTAAAGGAAAGcggctttctttttcttggagcGCTTTGGCTTTGGCAGAGCGCTCGCTGTCGGAGGACAAGTCTGAGGATGACAAACTGTCGCTCTCCTTCAACCCTTGGGAAGACTCATCGTAGTCCTTTGGATGCTTGTAAGGCAAAGTGCTATCAGAGCTCGTTTCCTGCCTCACTTTGAGGCCCCGAGCTTTGGGGTCGCTGGATTTCCTTTTGCTCCTGTGCCTGTCCTCATCGCTGAGGGAACAGTCGGACGTGGACTCGCTGTACCCCGAGCGGTCACTGCGGTATTTCCCGGGGGACCGTGACCTGCCAGAGGAAGGAGATTTGGTCCTGGAGCTCGATGGGCTTCTGGACCTTGAGTAAGATCTTGAGTAGGAGCGGCTTCGAGAGGATCTGCTCCTGGACCTGGGCCAGCTCTCGGAGCTCCTGTCGCTGCGGCCTTTGGAATAAGCGCTCCGCTCGCTCCCGGAGCTCCTCTCCTGCTTGCGATAGGAGGAAGAAGTGTTGGCCTCCTTAACCACCATTAAATTGTAATTAGCTTGGGTGGGAATTAAGTGGGTTGTTTTAGCTTTCATCTCCTGAATTCGCTCATACGATGGCTTCCAAGGTTTCTGCCCAGGTTTCCACCTTGAAGGTGGGGGACTGTCGCTTAAGGGTATGACAGGGAGGTTTTCTGGGACCACTGGTGGCACGATAACCTTGTCACTGGGCAGGATCACTGCTCGGACAGGCTCAGCAGTCTTGGTCAGCTTAGTGTCATTTAACCGTGCTGAAATATTCCGTGGAGAATTGGGAACAGTCTTTTGCTGCCTGGGGTTAGAACTTGACCGCGACCTACTTCGAGATCGCGATGATTTAGAGGCTGATCTTGATCTGGAACTTCTTCTGGAGTAAGACCTTGATTTAGATCTAGACCTGGATCTGGACCTGTAGTACGATCGAGACCCTCTGCTTGATAAAGATGACAAGCTCTGGTCTTCCTTATCAGATTTAGACCAGTCCCTCCTGGATGAGCGCCTGGAAGACAATGAGGAAGAACGAGATTTCCTCTCACGATCACAAGATGATTTTGTCCTCCTGTGGAAGGAATGAGAGGATTCTACATCTGATGAggctgatgttttctttttcttcgtttgCTTGTGCTTCTTGAAA
This genomic window from Zonotrichia albicollis isolate bZonAlb1 chromosome 1, bZonAlb1.hap1, whole genome shotgun sequence contains:
- the NKTR gene encoding NK-tumor recognition protein isoform X5, which produces MGVQDRPQCFFEIEINREPVGRIMFQLFSDICPKTCKNFLCLCSGEKGIGKTTGKKLCYKGTTFHRVVKNFMIQGGDFSEGNGKGGESIYGGYFKDENFILKHDRAFLLSMANRGKHTNGSQFFITTKPAPHLDGVHVVFGLVISGFEVIEQIENLKTDTASRPYADVRVIDCGVLLPSSARDALEKKKKVCSDSEASESSSSACSSSESSSESEAENERSRRKKRKRRAKTKQSRKRRKEERKKEDPSSLSDRSDGADKADLSTKRDKPVVRPEEIPPVPENRFLLRRDVPVVNIEPEPKLLDAAPVLTDQKPSVSKSGRKIKGRGTIRYHTPPRSRSCSESDDEESSETPPHWREEMQRLRTYRAPSGEKWSKGDKLSDPCSSRWDERSASRRSRSWSHNGYADLSTVRYSSHHKKHRKEKKKVKHKKKSKKQKHFKKHKQTKKKKTSASSDVESSHSFHRRTKSSCDRERKSRSSSLSSRRSSRRDWSKSDKEDQSLSSLSSRGSRSYYRSRSRSRSKSRSYSRRSSRSRSASKSSRSRSRSRSSSNPRQQKTVPNSPRNISARLNDTKLTKTAEPVRAVILPSDKVIVPPVVPENLPVIPLSDSPPPSRWKPGQKPWKPSYERIQEMKAKTTHLIPTQANYNLMVVKEANTSSSYRKQERSSGSERSAYSKGRSDRSSESWPRSRSRSSRSRSYSRSYSRSRSPSSSRTKSPSSGRSRSPGKYRSDRSGYSESTSDCSLSDEDRHRSKRKSSDPKARGLKVRQETSSDSTLPYKHPKDYDESSQGLKESDSLSSSDLSSDSERSAKAKALQEKESRFPLEGDAEKQDKNSLSCERGEEKGKGERDCDHSKKKAAKEKCSEQPRGGAKTKRKSYSGSKWDSESNSERGEAKHNRGDSRPSSGKEEGEATSGSDTELSVTKRIKKQSNSSEGFLGSDCTWKTSKQLSSSESESSCSSSADTRGKLKKHKHGLKKTPKKSHSKKAKEKSKGKKEKKHKVQKRKEMFHWQPPLEFGEEEDDEINEKPVTKDDKKEKQLSRDIKDKKQVYEKDEIVTDKMGNGEKSCVNENLLDKNTTCGASPDRSNLNKEPIETSTSTGILNSGINVAACKSEIKQAEENNQNGLEDVIQTDDNMEICTPDRNSPGKADVDVLSPVILTAKPLSAGVQKELQVETPEQDAVKLGNNLRDFTNIKEEKETGRQENNCVPVSGAKDCSLKSEISENTPSNMIDNKWKPLQGAGNLKAATISMTTEVKNVASAPEPKPAGLRIEIKAKNKVRPGSLFDEVRKTARLNRRPRNQESSSEEESPSRDDNSPSRSLSRSRSKSESKSRHRTRSISYSHSRSRSRSSTYSYRSRSYSRSRSRGWYSRDRSRSRSSSYHSYKSRSRSYSRSRSRSSSYGHHSRSSRSYTYDSYYSRSRSRSKRSDSYRRSRSYERRSRSYGSDSDSDRSYSNNRSPSESSRYS
- the NKTR gene encoding NK-tumor recognition protein isoform X6, which produces MGVQDRPQCFFEIEINREPVGRIMFQLFSDICPKTCKNFLCLCSGEKGIGKTTGKKLCYKGTTFHRVVKNFMIQGGDFSEGNGKGGESIYGGYFKDENFILKHDRAFLLSMANRGKHTNGSQFFITTKPAPHLDGVHVVFGLVISGFEVIEQIENLKTDTASRPYADVRVIDCGVLLPSSARDALEKKKKVCSDSEASESSSSACSSSESSSESEAENERSRRKKRKRRAKTKQSRKRRKEERKKEDPSLSDRSDGADKADLSTKRDKPVVRPEEIPPVPENRFLLRRDVPVVNIEPEPKLLDAAPVLTDQKPSVSKSGRKIKGRGTIRYHTPPRSRSCSESDDEESSETPPHWREEMQRLRTYRAPSGEKWSKGDKLSDPCSSRWDERSASRRSRSWSHNGYADLSTVRYSSHHKKHRKEKKKVKHKKKSKKQKHFKKHKQTKKKKTSASSDVESSHSFHRRTKSSCDRERKSRSSSLSSRRSSRRDWSKSDKEDQSLSSLSSRGSRSYYRSRSRSRSKSRSYSRRSSRSRSASKSSRSRSRSRSSSNPRQQKTVPNSPRNISARLNDTKLTKTAEPVRAVILPSDKVIVPPVVPENLPVIPLSDSPPPSRWKPGQKPWKPSYERIQEMKAKTTHLIPTQANYNLMVVKEANTSSSYRKQERSSGSERSAYSKGRSDRSSESWPRSRSRSSRSRSYSRSYSRSRSPSSSRTKSPSSGRSRSPGKYRSDRSGYSESTSDCSLSDEDRHRSKRKSSDPKARGLKVRQETSSDSTLPYKHPKDYDESSQGLKESDSLSSSDLSSDSERSAKAKALQEKESRFPLEGDAEKQDKNSLSCERGEEKGKGERDCDHSKKKAAKEKCSEQPRGGAKTKRKSYSGSKWDSESNSERGEAKHNRGDSRPSSGKEEGEATSGSDTELSVTKRIKKQSNSSEGFLGSDCTWKTSKQLSSSESESSCSSSADTRGKLKKHKHGLKKTPKKSHSKKAKEKSKGKKEKKHKVQKRKEMFHWQPPLEFGEEEDDEINEKPVTKDDKKEKQLSRDIKDKKQVYEKDEIVTDKMGNGEKSCVNENLLDKNTTCGASPDRSNLNKEPIETSTSTGILNSGINVAACKSEIKQAEENNQNGLEDVIQTDDNMEICTPDRNSPGKADVDVLSPVILTAKPLSAGVQKELQVETPEQDAVKLGNNLRDFTNIKEEKETGRQENNCVPVSGAKDCSLKSEISENTPSNMIDNKWKPLQGAGNLKAATISMTTEVKNVASAPEPKPAGLRIEIKAKNKVRPGSLFDEVRKTARLNRRPRNQESSSEEESPSRDDNSPSRSLSRSRSKSESKSRHRTRSISYSHSRSRSRSSTYSYRSRSYSRSRSRGWYSRDRSRSRSSSYHSYKSRSRSYSRSRSRSSSYGHHSRSSRSYTYDSYYSRSRSRSKRSDSYRRSRSYERRSRSYGSDSDSDRSYSNNRSPSESSRYS
- the NKTR gene encoding NK-tumor recognition protein isoform X2; the protein is MGVQDRPQCFFEIEINREPVGRIMFQLFSDICPKTCKNFLCLCSGEKGIGKTTGKKLCYKGTTFHRVVKNFMIQGGDFSEGNGKGGESIYGGYFKDENFILKHDRAFLLSMANRGKHTNGSQFFITTKPAPHLDGVHVVFGLVISGFEVIEQIENLKTDTASRPYADVRVIDCGVLLPSSARDALEKKKKVCSDSEASESSSSACSSSESSSESEAENERSRRKKRKRRAKTKQSRKRRKEERKKEDPRCKRTSSQRRLSDRSDGADKADLSTKRDKPVVRPEEIPPVPENRFLLRRDVPVVNIEPEPKLLDAAPVLTDQKPSVSKSGRKIKGRGTIRYHTPPRSRSCSESDDEESSETPPHWREEMQRLRTYRAPSGEKWSKGDKLSDPCSSRWDERSASRRSRSWSHNGYADLSTVRYSSHHKKHRKEKKKVKHKKKSKKQKHFKKHKQTKKKKTSASSDVESSHSFHRRTKSSCDRERKSRSSSLSSRRSSRRDWSKSDKEDQSLSSLSSRGSRSYYRSRSRSRSKSRSYSRRSSRSRSASKSSRSRSRSRSSSNPRQQKTVPNSPRNISARLNDTKLTKTAEPVRAVILPSDKVIVPPVVPENLPVIPLSDSPPPSRWKPGQKPWKPSYERIQEMKAKTTHLIPTQANYNLMVVKEANTSSSYRKQERSSGSERSAYSKGRSDRSSESWPRSRSRSSRSRSYSRSYSRSRSPSSSRTKSPSSGRSRSPGKYRSDRSGYSESTSDCSLSDEDRHRSKRKSSDPKARGLKVRQETSSDSTLPYKHPKDYDESSQGLKESDSLSSSDLSSDSERSAKAKALQEKESRFPLEGDAEKQDKNSLSCERGEEKGKGERDCDHSKKKAAKEKCSEQPRGGAKTKRKSYSGSKWDSESNSERGEAKHNRGDSRPSSGKEEGEATSGSDTELSVTKRIKKQSNSSEGFLGSDCTWKTSKQLSSSESESSCSSSADTRGKLKKHKHGLKKTPKKSHSKKAKEKSKGKKEKKHKVQKRKEMFHWQPPLEFGEEEDDEINEKPVTKDDKKEKQLSRDIKDKKQVYEKDEIVTDKMGNGEKSCVNENLLDKNTTCGASPDRSNLNKEPIETSTSTGILNSGINVAACKSEIKQAEENNQNGLEDVIQTDDNMEICTPDRNSPGKADVDVLSPVILTAKPLSAGVQKELQVETPEQDAVKLGNNLRDFTNIKEEKETGRQENNCVPVSGAKDCSLKSEISENTPSNMIDNKWKPLQGAGNLKAATISMTTEVKNVASAPEPKPAGLRIEIKAKNKVRPGSLFDEVRKTARLNRRPRNQESSSEEESPSRDDNSPSRSLSRSRSKSESKSRHRTRSISYSHSRSRSRSSTYSYRSRSYSRSRSRGWYSRDRSRSRSSSYHSYKSRSRSYSRSRSRSSSYGHHSRSSRSYTYDSYYSRSRSRSKRSDSYRRSRSYERRSRSYGSDSDSDRSYSNNRSPSESSRYS
- the NKTR gene encoding NK-tumor recognition protein isoform X7 gives rise to the protein MANRGKHTNGSQFFITTKPAPHLDGVHVVFGLVISGFEVIEQIENLKTDTASRPYADVRVIDCGVLLPSSARDALEKKKKVCSDSEASESSSSACSSSESSSESEAENERSRRKKRKRRAKTKQSRKRRKEERKKEDPRCKRTSSQRRSLSDRSDGADKADLSTKRDKPVVRPEEIPPVPENRFLLRRDVPVVNIEPEPKLLDAAPVLTDQKPSVSKSGRKIKGRGTIRYHTPPRSRSCSESDDEESSETPPHWREEMQRLRTYRAPSGEKWSKGDKLSDPCSSRWDERSASRRSRSWSHNGYADLSTVRYSSHHKKHRKEKKKVKHKKKSKKQKHFKKHKQTKKKKTSASSDVESSHSFHRRTKSSCDRERKSRSSSLSSRRSSRRDWSKSDKEDQSLSSLSSRGSRSYYRSRSRSRSKSRSYSRRSSRSRSASKSSRSRSRSRSSSNPRQQKTVPNSPRNISARLNDTKLTKTAEPVRAVILPSDKVIVPPVVPENLPVIPLSDSPPPSRWKPGQKPWKPSYERIQEMKAKTTHLIPTQANYNLMVVKEANTSSSYRKQERSSGSERSAYSKGRSDRSSESWPRSRSRSSRSRSYSRSYSRSRSPSSSRTKSPSSGRSRSPGKYRSDRSGYSESTSDCSLSDEDRHRSKRKSSDPKARGLKVRQETSSDSTLPYKHPKDYDESSQGLKESDSLSSSDLSSDSERSAKAKALQEKESRFPLEGDAEKQDKNSLSCERGEEKGKGERDCDHSKKKAAKEKCSEQPRGGAKTKRKSYSGSKWDSESNSERGEAKHNRGDSRPSSGKEEGEATSGSDTELSVTKRIKKQSNSSEGFLGSDCTWKTSKQLSSSESESSCSSSADTRGKLKKHKHGLKKTPKKSHSKKAKEKSKGKKEKKHKVQKRKEMFHWQPPLEFGEEEDDEINEKPVTKDDKKEKQLSRDIKDKKQVYEKDEIVTDKMGNGEKSCVNENLLDKNTTCGASPDRSNLNKEPIETSTSTGILNSGINVAACKSEIKQAEENNQNGLEDVIQTDDNMEICTPDRNSPGKADVDVLSPVILTAKPLSAGVQKELQVETPEQDAVKLGNNLRDFTNIKEEKETGRQENNCVPVSGAKDCSLKSEISENTPSNMIDNKWKPLQGAGNLKAATISMTTEVKNVASAPEPKPAGLRIEIKAKNKVRPGSLFDEVRKTARLNRRPRNQESSSEEESPSRDDNSPSRSLSRSRSKSESKSRHRTRSISYSHSRSRSRSSTYSYRSRSYSRSRSRGWYSRDRSRSRSSSYHSYKSRSRSYSRSRSRSSSYGHHSRSSRSYTYDSYYSRSRSRSKRSDSYRRSRSYERRSRSYGSDSDSDRSYSNNRSPSESSRYS
- the NKTR gene encoding NK-tumor recognition protein isoform X1 — its product is MGVQDRPQCFFEIEINREPVGRIMFQLFSDICPKTCKNFLCLCSGEKGIGKTTGKKLCYKGTTFHRVVKNFMIQGGDFSEGNGKGGESIYGGYFKDENFILKHDRAFLLSMANRGKHTNGSQFFITTKPAPHLDGVHVVFGLVISGFEVIEQIENLKTDTASRPYADVRVIDCGVLLPSSARDALEKKKKVCSDSEASESSSSACSSSESSSESEAENERSRRKKRKRRAKTKQSRKRRKEERKKEDPRCKRTSSQRRSLSDRSDGADKADLSTKRDKPVVRPEEIPPVPENRFLLRRDVPVVNIEPEPKLLDAAPVLTDQKPSVSKSGRKIKGRGTIRYHTPPRSRSCSESDDEESSETPPHWREEMQRLRTYRAPSGEKWSKGDKLSDPCSSRWDERSASRRSRSWSHNGYADLSTVRYSSHHKKHRKEKKKVKHKKKSKKQKHFKKHKQTKKKKTSASSDVESSHSFHRRTKSSCDRERKSRSSSLSSRRSSRRDWSKSDKEDQSLSSLSSRGSRSYYRSRSRSRSKSRSYSRRSSRSRSASKSSRSRSRSRSSSNPRQQKTVPNSPRNISARLNDTKLTKTAEPVRAVILPSDKVIVPPVVPENLPVIPLSDSPPPSRWKPGQKPWKPSYERIQEMKAKTTHLIPTQANYNLMVVKEANTSSSYRKQERSSGSERSAYSKGRSDRSSESWPRSRSRSSRSRSYSRSYSRSRSPSSSRTKSPSSGRSRSPGKYRSDRSGYSESTSDCSLSDEDRHRSKRKSSDPKARGLKVRQETSSDSTLPYKHPKDYDESSQGLKESDSLSSSDLSSDSERSAKAKALQEKESRFPLEGDAEKQDKNSLSCERGEEKGKGERDCDHSKKKAAKEKCSEQPRGGAKTKRKSYSGSKWDSESNSERGEAKHNRGDSRPSSGKEEGEATSGSDTELSVTKRIKKQSNSSEGFLGSDCTWKTSKQLSSSESESSCSSSADTRGKLKKHKHGLKKTPKKSHSKKAKEKSKGKKEKKHKVQKRKEMFHWQPPLEFGEEEDDEINEKPVTKDDKKEKQLSRDIKDKKQVYEKDEIVTDKMGNGEKSCVNENLLDKNTTCGASPDRSNLNKEPIETSTSTGILNSGINVAACKSEIKQAEENNQNGLEDVIQTDDNMEICTPDRNSPGKADVDVLSPVILTAKPLSAGVQKELQVETPEQDAVKLGNNLRDFTNIKEEKETGRQENNCVPVSGAKDCSLKSEISENTPSNMIDNKWKPLQGAGNLKAATISMTTEVKNVASAPEPKPAGLRIEIKAKNKVRPGSLFDEVRKTARLNRRPRNQESSSEEESPSRDDNSPSRSLSRSRSKSESKSRHRTRSISYSHSRSRSRSSTYSYRSRSYSRSRSRGWYSRDRSRSRSSSYHSYKSRSRSYSRSRSRSSSYGHHSRSSRSYTYDSYYSRSRSRSKRSDSYRRSRSYERRSRSYGSDSDSDRSYSNNRSPSESSRYS